The genomic DNA actacaaatcatgctattacctatactaatacgcgtgcatgtcgtgcataattacacgataatcaagggcctcgattcggggaaaattacatcattgccaaactCATTTGCGTCATTTCAGTGATCGCCTAAAATATCctgcatgctcatcacgagacttaattgcatacaatgaaagtcgtcatgATTCTTATCCCTAGTTTCCACCGTCTCCGCCAGGAAAGCGtggcctacaaactaggtcccaccgacaaaaaaataaaagaaagaaacgcCTGTATTTTTAGAGTATCGCTCTGCTAGAGCAAGCTCGACTACAAATAACTGAAACAAGTCCACAGGACACTCAATCGAGGAAATGTGGTATACATAAGGATGCCATGTTCCACCACTCAAGTTCAAAAGTTGATCACTGCCAACCTTTGCCCACGTTGATGACGTATTTATAGAAGGCAGAAACTTGTTTCCGTGTACGTTATTCGATATGGCAGTTGTTACGTAAACAGCTTTAAACGGTTTTCTTGGAATGACTTGTTTTCACTGATTTAATTCTCGGTAATTTTCCGCGGAAAATTcatgcacaaaaaaaaacataaggacGCAAAAAAGGCTTCCGAGAAACATGCGTCGAGTTTCCTGGAACTGGCAATCCACGGGATGCAGTTTTAATATTAACATGGCTCAgatgtaaataaaatgaaaatttgattttaaaaaatctctgCTTGATTACAGTTTAGTGTTGTTCTCTATTGTCACATTGATAAAATGCATTTCCACAACTaaaatggaaatgaaataaacagaACAACGGCAGGACAAAACACCCTTCATTAGCTTTGAGATTAGGCATTATTGGCTACCTGTggttatcaaacaaaaatagaGGACAGATGATGCATAATATTAAACACGGTCGTCAATATGGTATCACTATTTATAAATAGCACCTGTCCAACCTGTCCATTCACGTGACGTAAATATAAGAAAAGTTCCGATCGTGATTGGTTGGCCACTGAGCTTTTTCCTAGAACACTTGTTCTAGCCTATTAAGTGTCAAGGCTGAAGAGCGTACACGTATTGGTAAGTCGTCAGTGCTGCTGTTGTGGTAGTCAATTAACTGTTATAAGAGTTAAAACGAATATTACGCCGACCCGAAATTTGTGGGAATCGACTGCAGCTATGGCAAGTTCATCTTCATGTTCATACTCGTCGTGCGACTCTGGCTCGGGATCTGTAAACGACACTTCGGAAGAAAAGACAAACGTACGATTACAGAATTGCAAATCTGAAGAGTCTATTGACCATGAAACCTACAAAAGGGTGGAGGACGGCGACCAGCAGTCGCAAAAATTCCCAGAGCTAGATATTCTGCCACACGAGCGCATGTTTGGTCGTTCAGAAGAGTTACAGAAGGTCGTAGAATCCATTGAAAGCGGGACAATTTCTGTAGTGCTGATAACCGGGGGTCCAGGATTAGGTAAAACAACTTTGGCCAAAGCAATTGCTCACGAGCTTGCAAAATCCGAGAATAGGAGAAAAGTATTGTTTTGCCGTTTACTTTCAAAGAAAACGTTCAACGAAGCTGCCATTGAGATGATTCATGTATGTGGAGAGAGCTATGCACAGCCTCCCGAGTATCCGGACCAGTGGCTTACGGATTGGAGCAGACAGATCCAAATGCAAGTCACTTTTGTTCTCGATAATGCAGATGATATCCTGGAACCAGAACAAAGATCTCCATTCTTAGCCATATTGAGGAAGATGACAGAGTCATCGGAGAAAAAGTTAACTTTTGTGATCACTTCTAGAAGACTATTCAAACCTCGAGATCTTCCGTCGGAGGTCGTCGTGTTATCCTCGTTACCACCCGAACAGGCAAAGAAAGTCTTAATCTCTCGCGTGAGGGATGAAGAAATTGGCAAAAATCTTTCCAGAACAGAGGAAATAGTAAAGCTGTgtggctatgttcctttggctATTTGTATTGTCGGGTCACTTCTTTCAGACTACCCCGAGGAGATGCTTGTTAAAGACCTCAAGAAGGAACCTATGGAGCTGCTGGATGATGGAAATGAGTCAGTTGAAAGTGTCATCAAAACgtcttttgatcttttatctaaAGATAAACAAGATGCCTTGGTTCTGATGTCAATCTTCCCGGGATCATTTGATAGCGATGCTGCTGTGGCTGTGATACCAAAAGCTTGCTCAGAATTTGAGAACCCGCCAGTGTCCGTCCTGCTTTCCTTAAAGAGGAGCTCTCTTGTTGAACAATCAAGTCCCCGAAGATATCAGCTGCATCCTCTAATTCGCGCCTTTGGAAAGAAGATTGGCCAAGCCAATGATCCACAAGTTTCAGTCAGGGCAGAGAAACTGGCCTGTGCTCATTTCATTTCTCTCCTTGCTCAGAACGCAAAGATATTCTGGAGCAAGGACCAATgcaaaaaagctattgacttGTTCAGTAAGGACAGACACAACTTTGAGCACTTCCTCCAAGTGTACGCCAAAGCAACGGAAATCCGCGATGAAGAGACCCTTGACAACTGCAAAGAGTTCCAACACGATTTCCTCCAGAATTGCTTGTATTTGGAGAAGTGTCTTTCACCGTCATCTTATACTGACTTTTTGGAAACGTTATTGCCCCACACTGACCCAATAATTCAACCAGTACGTGCTGCAGAACTCTTATGTCTTCGAGgacaagagaaaagaaaagtaggagACAAGGAAAATGACTATCGGGTGGACATGGAAGATGCATATAATCTGTACTCTGAGAACGGTGGTAAATTCGAGACAAACACAATGTCGGCAGTCTTCTTGCTTAATAGTTATGCAGACTCTATTTCCAAAAGAGGAGACCCTGCTAACAATACAAGAGTGGAAGAGATCAATGGCAATGCTCTGGAGCTCAGCGAATCTCTGGAGAAAGGTCACCCAGAAAGGGCAGAAGCTCTTTTACTTGCTGGTCGATTTGCAAAGCGAAGACGTGAGTGGCCTGAGGCAGaaaggaggttacaagaggCATTACAGCTATTTCAGCAGTTCCTAGGTACACATTTGAGTACAGTTCACGCCTTGAAGGAAATGGCGGACTTTTATTTCTCTGGCCTGACTGACGCCGACTTGGAAAAAGCTCTCACTCATTACGAAGAGGCGCTGGACATGATGAAACAGCTAGGAATGGAGAACAACAAAGCAAGCATCATGATAATGAAGAACTATGGAACTTGTTCTAAACAGAAAGGAAACTTTCAGGAAGGAACGAAATACCTCGAACGAGCGTATTTAGTCGCCGACAGAGAGTTGCTACCTGATCACATGTGGAAGGTAATGATCAAGACTAACCTGGCCTTACTGCATGAGCAGAACGGAAAGGAAGAAGATGCCATAGCATCAATGCAAGAAGCGCTTGAGATGTGTTACAGACTTAAAAAGCCGATTAAGCACCTGGGAATTAAGcatagcaatgacgtcatttccttCGTAAAACGTcataaaaaagattttcctAAAAGCAAATTCCCGTTCTAAAGTTTACCTTGGTTGTATTTACTGTCAACTCTCTGTAAAACGGATAtatttgggaccggcactattGGGTCAAGTAAAGGGAATACAGAaagacagggaccaactctaggtgtccgttttacagaggtgtctgtcttacgTAGGTGTCCGATAACGGAGAGCCGACTGTAAACTTTTTTTTGGACTGTTTACAGTCACCTATTTCCGTGAAGGATCATCGAGATCTTGCTAAACTGAACTATTCAGTGCCGTAACTAATTGTACTgactgcgagcagaggcccttagATCTTCCTAGATCTTCCCTGCCTTTCTGGTAAGATCAAAGaggctctgctcgcagggtaactcCACGTGGAGGGAAACAAAAACAGTGTCCAATCCTGTTAACCGGTGTAAAAAGAGCTGTGGAGAACAGTAAGTCCTTCTTCAATGATACGCCGTCACTTTGATCAGATTTATTGACTTCTCTTTATGACACCGTTACAAGCATTAGACTAGCTAAATCTCTAAAAAATTCAACTCctacaggactggtttgggacacaaacatggccgccctttcattgttttgggacacaaatatggccgccatgacgtcatgtgaaaacacaatACCGTTACTTTAAGAAGTACAATTTGTCATTTTGCGCACAGTACCAAAGTTGTCGCTCGAGTGTAACCTACTTGTTGGAATAATTAGTTCCGTCTTTTCCATACATTAACGGCTCAGAAGTTGTTTAGGAGTCTTCTGGTGAAGAAAAGCTAATTTACTCAACTGACGTAGACcaaaggtttcctttttttggacAATGAAATCAACTGAGTAAATAACTCACatagtttaaaattaaatttaccaAATCACCTTACGGCAAGTGCGTGTTCGAAAACTGCACATGCAAAAAGAGTTTCTCGACCACACTAAGTGAAGGACTATTTATAAACCTTATACATTGGTGTCATACttgcctcccacgcagacgttcttaggggttcgtcacgcgttcctgccccactaacCTCTGCGCGGGAGGCTAGTATCATACTTATCTATCAAACATTCCTTGAAATATCATAAATGAAGACGATAACTGTTAAATATCACAAGTCACAATGTTCGGTGTTTATCGTGCATTTGATCATACACACATGCGAATTTGCGCGTtataagtaataaaattattaatattgttattattacctAAAACACGTAAATGACAACGGTTAATGAACTTGTAAAATTCATACAAATCGGGTCacaattcactttttaaaattgtgCAAAAATTATCGTTTTTAACCTGTAAAACTGTGATCGTCTCCCTGTTTTAGCTGGACTCTGTTAGCCCTTAAGGATTTCAATTACAATTAATTCCACAGAAACAAACCATTATTATGGATTAATTTTCGCATGCTTAATTGCTTACAGTATTGTATTACAGTTCGTTTTGCAATCAAGCGTTTTACTTCAAGAAGACtactgtatttttattattttgtagcCTTGTTTCAGTTCGTAGCGTGTATACTGTTACGCTGTTAGCTTACTAGGCCGTGAGGGAACGTTTGCTTGTAATAAACGTTTGATTGCACCCGAGAATATGATTCcacttttttttatgtttttccatttttaactCTTTTGCACAAGTAACACAGATGTGCATTCATTGTGAAtagttttagctttattttcttataaTCTCTGGTTTCACGTTACCTCCACTCTCTATATTAAAGCCGGGCgaacacctctctaagacgaaTAGTCGGGGCCGGTCCAGGAAGTGTCCTTCTTGGAGAGAGTTGagtgtattttgttttttgttgttgttgttgtaaaagAAGCACCCGTTTTGTGTGGTCTATTCCACACGAAGCTATTTTCTGTTGCGGGATATAGCGGGGGGAGATaagtgtttgttttctttatcgatAGATAGATACGGTATCTATCAACATTGGACAATAAGAGGAAAAATTCTTAGAAATTTTACTCATTGCTCCTGTTTAAGTATGGAAAGCAGAGGAAATCGTCAACCGCTTTGTAGGGTCTTAAGAGTTAATATTTCATTTGTTTAGGATTAATACTGTATAGTGAACCTTATTACAACGAGGCTGGCTATGAAAAGCAAAGAGGAACGGTGGAGGGACGAGAAAACAGCCGCCTGTACAATGAAATGGTTttactaagggcctgtttacatggaggtggaggaCCCTACTAATTTTGACGCGATGCGAGCTAAAGTTGCATCAAGCTCCATTAGGGAAGAGTGTGTTCAAGCACATGCGGTGTCTGGAGAAGTAGTACCGAACGGCAAAGTACATCACACTGAACCTTGCAGCATTGGTGTCAGCAAAGATGGTTCCGACCAATCAGCTGTCTTGGCTGAAGGAAAACCCTCAAATATCGAACCCCAAGGCGAATGTCAAGGAGCCATCACATCAGAGAAGAATGTTCCAGATTATTCCTTGTTCCCACTCTCCCGCGGTTTTTGCTTGAGTCTCGTGAGAGCGTTGGATAGTTTTGAAGCCGCCTACTTTTACTTCCTTGCTTTCTGGCTTAGTTCTTGCCAGCCCCTTCCTATTTACACCTTTACGGCTTTACTTTTTTACTTTAGGTCAATTTTTGCCATTAGATCATTTGTCGTCCCCAGGGCTAATTATCCTGGACGGCTTATATTCGCTTCCGGGCCACGTGGTCCGAGCAAATTCCCTGATATGTCACCGAAAAGTCTGGTTATAACTGAATTAAATCTCAAGGAACCTAACATGTTCCACCACGCAAGTCAGTGATACGTGGATATATTTTTATGATGATATATTTTTAGAATGCAGTAATCCGTTACAGGGTGCGTTATTCGATATGACAGTTCTTTCGTAAACAGCTTTTAATGATTTTCTTGGAATGAGTGGTTTCCGGTGATTTAATTCTCGGAAATCGTCCTTTGAAAATcatgcacaaaaaaaaatatataaccgCGGAAAAATGTTTCTAAGAAAAATGCTTCGAGTTTCCTGGAACTGGCGATCCGCGGGATGTAATTTTAATTGTAACATGCGTCAGGGCTAAATAAAACATAAATTAGATTTATAAAAATCTCTGTTTGATTGCGTTTTAGAATAATAATTTAATCTAGAGACCGTTGTTCTCTATCGGTATATGGTTTAGGCATCTACGTAAAAATATACAAATGAAATAGACAGAACAGCTCGACCAAACACCCTTTATTAGCTTTGAAACTAAACATTGGCTACCTGCggttatcaaacaaaaatagaGGAAAGGTAAtgcatataaataaatatacacTCACGGTCATCAATCCATCAACTGTCCATTCACGTGACAGGAAGATAAGAAAAGTCGCGATCGTGATTGGCTGGCCACTAAGCTTTTAGAAGAACGATAATTATAACTTGTTCTGGACTATTCGAGGCTGAATTAAGCCTTCTGGCGAATTGATAAGTAGTAGTCAGTTGGCTGTTTATAAGCGAGTAATTTGAAACGAATTTTGCGCCGACCCGAAACTTGTGAATCGACTCCAACTATGGCAACTTCATCTTCGATTCACCTGTCGTCGAGCGACTCTGGTTTAGGATCTGTTTTCGACACGTCGGAAGAAAAGACGAACGGCACTAGATTGGCACGATTACTGGTCGATGGAGGAACTCACGTTTTAAGAAAGTTTTTAGATTCTGTTTATCCTGAGCCAAAATTACTTGCTAAAGGGTTGAACAAGAACTCTGTAAAAATTCAACATCTCAAGTCAAAACGCGTGATATCGGACCATCAGTGGCAAAAGTTATTTCCGCCTTCAGGTCTACCGCCAGACTCAAAGGAGTTTGATATAACACTTTTACATTTGTTGATTAGAGAAATCTGTTATCTACCTGTACCACTAACAGGCTGGCATAAAATGCCTGCTGATGATGACCAAAGCTTGGAGGCAAACATCGCCAGAATCAAATGCTTCCGAAATGAGCTATGTCACAATGTTTCAACAGGCATTCCTAATGAGAAGTTCGAAGACAAATGGAATACAATAACTTCGTCTTTAGAAGCGATTAAAATTGGCGTCTACCGAAAGAAAATTCAGGCTCTCAAGAATGATTCGATTGACCATGAAACCCACAAAAGGGTGGAGGAAGAAGTCGAGAAGTGGCAACAATTTCAAGAGCTAGAAGATATTAAGCCAATTTCTCAACTTGACAGCTATTTTCCGGATATTCTGCCACACGAGCGCATGTTTGGTCGTTCACAAGAGTTACAGGAGGTCGTAAAATGCATTGAAGGTGGAACAGTTTCTGTAGTGCTGATAACCGGGGGTCCAGGATTTGGTAAAACAACTTTGGCCAAGGCAGTTGCCCATGAGCTTGCAAAATCCGATAATATGAGAAAAGTGTTATTTTGCCGTTTGCTTTCGAAGAAAACGTTCAACGAAGTGGCCATTGAAATGATTCACTCCTGTGGAAAGAGTTATGCACAGCCTCCCCAATATCCGGACCAGTGGCTCAAGGACTGGAGCAGACAGATCCCAGTGCAAGTCACTTTTGTTCTCGATAATGCAGATGATATCCTGGAATCAAACCAAAAATCTTCCTTCTTAGACATCTTGTGTGAGATGGCGCAGTTATCCGAGAAAAAGCTGACATTTGTTATAACTTCCAGAGAACAATTCAAAGCACGAGATCTGCTGTCGAAGGAGGTCGTGTTATCCTCGTTATCGACGGATCAGGCGAAGAAAGTCCTTATCTCCCGCGTAAGCGATAAAGAAATTGGCGAGAATCTTTCCAAAACAGAGGAAATAGTAAAGCTGTGTGGCCGTGTTCCTTTGGCTCTTTGCATTGTTGGGTCACTTCTTTCAGACTACACGGAGGAGAGGCTTGTTAATGACCTTGAGAAGGAACCTATGAAGCTGCTGGATGATGGAAATGAGTCAATTGAAAGGGTCATCAAAACgtcttttgatcttttatccCAAGATAAGCAGGATTCCTTGGTCCTAATGTCAATTTTCCCGGGATCATTTGATAGCGATGCTGCTGTGGCTGTGATATCAAAAGCTTGCTCAGAATCTGGGACCCTGCCCGTTTCTGTCCTGCGCTGCTTAAAGAAGAGCTCTCTTGTTGAGCAACCAAGTTCACGAAGATATCAACTGCATCCTCTTCTTCGCGCCTTTGGCCAAGCCAATGATCCACGACAAGTTTTAGTCGGGGCAGAAAAACTGGCCTGTTCTCACTTCATTTCTCTTCTTGTTCAGAACGCAACGAAATTCTGGAGCAAGGACCAATGCAAAGCAGCTATCGACTTGTTCAGTAAAGACAGACACAACTTCGAGTATTTCCTTCAAGTATACGCCAAAGCAGCCGAGACCCTTGAGTGTTGCAAGGAGTTCCAACACGATTTTCTCCAAAACTGTATGTATTTGGAAAAGTGCGTTTCACCGTCATTTTATACTGATTTCTTGGAAAGGTTGATGTCGTTCACTGAGCGCAAAACTCAACCAGTGCGTGCTGCAGAACTCTTGTGTCTTCGAGGAcatgagaaaagaaaagtaggagACATGGAAAATGACTTCCGGGTGGACATAAAAGACGCATATAATCTGTACTCTCAGAACAGTGGTAAATTTGAGACAAACACGATGTCGGCAGTCTTCTTGCTTAATAGTTATGCCGACTCTATTTCCAAAAGAGGAGACCCTGCTAACAATACAAAAGTGGAAGAGATCAATGGAAATGCTCTGGAGCTCAGCGAATCTCTGGAGAAGGGTCACCCAGAGAGGGCAGAAGCTCTTAAACTTGCTGGTCGATTTGCAAAGCGAAGACGTGAGCGGTCTGAGGCAGAAATGAAGTTACAAGAGGCATTAAAGCTATTTCAGAAGTTCCTCGGGACACATTTGAGTACAGTTCATGCCTTGAAGGAAATGGCGGACTTTTATTTCTCTGACCCGACTGAAAACGATTTGGAAAAAGCTCTTACATATTACAATTTGGCGCTGGACATGATGAAACAGCTAGGAATGGAGAACAACAAAGCGAATATCATGACTTTAAAGAACTATGGAATTTGTTTTAGAAGGAAAGGAAACTTTGAGGAAGGAACAAAATACCTCCAACGAGCGTGTTTTGTGGCTGACAGAGAGTTGCTGCCTGATCACAATTGGAAAGTAATGATCAAGACTCACCTGGCCTTGTTGCAAGACATGAAcggaaaagaagaagaagccaTAGCATCAATGCAAGAAGCACTTGAGATCTGTGACAGACTTAAAAAGCCAGTTAATAGGTTGGGGAAGGAGCATAGTGATGacattatttcctttttaatgcGTCACAAAAAAGATTTCCCCAAAAGTAAATTTCCACACTTAAGTTTACCCTGGTAAtgtttaaactattttttagACTGTCAGTCCCTGATTTACTTAAAAGATCGTGGAGATGGAGAGATTACTAAACTATTCAGTGTCGTAACTATATTGCTGTGAGCTCCTAGCTCACCAATCCTTGGGTTGCTCGGGGCTCCTTGCGGCCCCAGCGTTATATAACGAGGGATTAATTTCGATTTGGGACGGTCAAACTGTCTCAAGGGATTTAATAAAGAATCGGAAAGTAGTTAGAAGTTACTACGTTTATACAACGAAAACAATCAGAAATTGGTTCATCATAACTTGGATGCGTCTTTTCGTGAAGCGTCTTTGCTGTTCAGAGCACTGATGTAATCGCGACGCATCTTTGACTTGAACACTGGACCGCATCCACCGTGGATCAGAAGTCCCTCAGTTTGTTTAAAGAGACagtagcccattttacagttactgGTGGAAACGAGGGttgagttgaccttgttttgatagaaCTCATCCTGCTTtcttatgtaaatcatgttgttcgTATGCTCGTATTTTTAAAGCATAATCTCCATATGAAGAggaagaaggtttgtatcaaaacaaggttaaccTCAGCCTCATGTTCACTCAAGGCGAGGATACTCAGCCcgcaactgtaaaatggtctgtTGTCTCTACCATAGAGCCTTTCAGGACCTTTGTTTATGACAAAGAAATAAACGCGGGTGGTACTTCTGCAAGTGTGACAGCGTGTGTGATttgtgaataaatcacactgctgagagccaatcagattgcggGGTCACcaatgatttcaaaatggatataataaatacaagaaaatgaaaataaaccaaaaaataatgaagaagATATAAAACATTAAGATTTAATGATAAATTAATCCACTGTtaataaatttcttaaaaagacAGGTCTGTAAATTCTTAAATGTACAAACACTGTTCGATTTACGAATGTCTAAGGGAATACTGTTCCACATTCCAGGGGTACATGTGGAAAATGCCCTATCACCACCATGCGATTAACTGCGGTATTGGGTTTTTGATGCAAAAGAAGTTCTAAAGAATTTAAAGATCCGTTGTCAGTTTTCTATTGTAACGGACTAGCAAAAAGTGGAACCACATTCAGCCGTATTATATCGTTCAGACTCACAAGAGGACAAAGGCTTATCCTTTCTTGTCAGACTATAACTTCGGAATACGAATGCGAATGCATGAGCTTTAGGGCAGATA from Porites lutea chromosome 6, jaPorLute2.1, whole genome shotgun sequence includes the following:
- the LOC140942244 gene encoding uncharacterized protein yields the protein MASSSSCSYSSCDSGSGSVNDTSEEKTNVRLQNCKSEESIDHETYKRVEDGDQQSQKFPELDILPHERMFGRSEELQKVVESIESGTISVVLITGGPGLGKTTLAKAIAHELAKSENRRKVLFCRLLSKKTFNEAAIEMIHVCGESYAQPPEYPDQWLTDWSRQIQMQVTFVLDNADDILEPEQRSPFLAILRKMTESSEKKLTFVITSRRLFKPRDLPSEVVVLSSLPPEQAKKVLISRVRDEEIGKNLSRTEEIVKLCGYVPLAICIVGSLLSDYPEEMLVKDLKKEPMELLDDGNESVESVIKTSFDLLSKDKQDALVLMSIFPGSFDSDAAVAVIPKACSEFENPPVSVLLSLKRSSLVEQSSPRRYQLHPLIRAFGKKIGQANDPQVSVRAEKLACAHFISLLAQNAKIFWSKDQCKKAIDLFSKDRHNFEHFLQVYAKATEIRDEETLDNCKEFQHDFLQNCLYLEKCLSPSSYTDFLETLLPHTDPIIQPVRAAELLCLRGQEKRKVGDKENDYRVDMEDAYNLYSENGGKFETNTMSAVFLLNSYADSISKRGDPANNTRVEEINGNALELSESLEKGHPERAEALLLAGRFAKRRREWPEAERRLQEALQLFQQFLGTHLSTVHALKEMADFYFSGLTDADLEKALTHYEEALDMMKQLGMENNKASIMIMKNYGTCSKQKGNFQEGTKYLERAYLVADRELLPDHMWKVMIKTNLALLHEQNGKEEDAIASMQEALEMCYRLKKPIKHLGIKHSNDVISFVKRHKKDFPKSKFPF
- the LOC140941725 gene encoding uncharacterized protein, with protein sequence MATSSSIHLSSSDSGLGSVFDTSEEKTNGTRLARLLVDGGTHVLRKFLDSVYPEPKLLAKGLNKNSVKIQHLKSKRVISDHQWQKLFPPSGLPPDSKEFDITLLHLLIREICYLPVPLTGWHKMPADDDQSLEANIARIKCFRNELCHNVSTGIPNEKFEDKWNTITSSLEAIKIGVYRKKIQALKNDSIDHETHKRVEEEVEKWQQFQELEDIKPISQLDSYFPDILPHERMFGRSQELQEVVKCIEGGTVSVVLITGGPGFGKTTLAKAVAHELAKSDNMRKVLFCRLLSKKTFNEVAIEMIHSCGKSYAQPPQYPDQWLKDWSRQIPVQVTFVLDNADDILESNQKSSFLDILCEMAQLSEKKLTFVITSREQFKARDLLSKEVVLSSLSTDQAKKVLISRVSDKEIGENLSKTEEIVKLCGRVPLALCIVGSLLSDYTEERLVNDLEKEPMKLLDDGNESIERVIKTSFDLLSQDKQDSLVLMSIFPGSFDSDAAVAVISKACSESGTLPVSVLRCLKKSSLVEQPSSRRYQLHPLLRAFGQANDPRQVLVGAEKLACSHFISLLVQNATKFWSKDQCKAAIDLFSKDRHNFEYFLQVYAKAAETLECCKEFQHDFLQNCMYLEKCVSPSFYTDFLERLMSFTERKTQPVRAAELLCLRGHEKRKVGDMENDFRVDIKDAYNLYSQNSGKFETNTMSAVFLLNSYADSISKRGDPANNTKVEEINGNALELSESLEKGHPERAEALKLAGRFAKRRRERSEAEMKLQEALKLFQKFLGTHLSTVHALKEMADFYFSDPTENDLEKALTYYNLALDMMKQLGMENNKANIMTLKNYGICFRRKGNFEEGTKYLQRACFVADRELLPDHNWKVMIKTHLALLQDMNGKEEEAIASMQEALEICDRLKKPVNRLGKEHSDDIISFLMRHKKDFPKSKFPHLSLPW